A region from the Kribbella shirazensis genome encodes:
- a CDS encoding c-type cytochrome has product MRGAGSALGRLRRRRGPARGVVLAVALVAVGFAYAVLVPNGAVGADGPQSQQIEEGRRLFAVGCSSCHGLHAEGGTNGEGRLAGPSLIGVGAAAVDFQVGTGRMPAAQPGAQVPQKPPVYSEQEIAALAAYVASLAPGPAVPAAESYDVSKVTQEEIVRGGELFRTNCTACHNFAGRGGALPHGRYAPSLMETSPRHMYQAMLTGPQQMPVFSDAVLLPEDKRAIIAYVVALQQADDPGGFPLGRLGPVSEGLWGWVIGIGLLVAVMVWIGAKVPRIRRNPGQSGD; this is encoded by the coding sequence ATGCGCGGTGCGGGCAGCGCGCTCGGACGCCTCAGGCGGAGGCGCGGGCCGGCCAGAGGTGTCGTACTCGCCGTCGCGCTGGTGGCTGTTGGGTTCGCCTACGCCGTGCTGGTGCCGAACGGGGCAGTCGGGGCGGACGGGCCGCAGTCGCAGCAGATCGAGGAAGGCCGGCGGTTGTTCGCGGTCGGTTGTTCGAGTTGTCACGGGCTGCACGCCGAAGGTGGGACGAACGGCGAGGGACGGCTGGCCGGGCCTTCGCTGATCGGGGTCGGGGCGGCCGCGGTCGACTTCCAGGTCGGTACCGGGCGGATGCCGGCTGCCCAGCCGGGTGCTCAGGTGCCACAGAAGCCCCCGGTGTACTCCGAGCAGGAGATCGCGGCGCTGGCGGCGTACGTCGCCTCGCTCGCGCCTGGGCCCGCAGTTCCGGCTGCGGAGTCGTACGACGTCAGCAAGGTGACGCAGGAGGAGATCGTGCGGGGAGGTGAACTGTTCCGGACCAACTGCACGGCGTGCCACAACTTCGCCGGGCGTGGTGGTGCGCTCCCGCACGGTCGTTACGCGCCGTCGTTGATGGAGACGTCGCCGCGGCACATGTATCAGGCGATGCTGACCGGGCCGCAGCAGATGCCGGTCTTCTCCGACGCCGTCCTGCTGCCCGAGGACAAGCGCGCGATCATCGCGTACGTCGTCGCGCTGCAGCAGGCCGACGATCCGGGTGGTTTCCCGCTGGGACGCCTCGGTCCGGTGTCCGAGGGGCTGTGGGGGTGGGTGATCGGTATCGGCCTGCTCGTCGCGGTCATGGTCTGGATCGGGGCCAAGGTGCCGCGAATCAGGCGCAACCCTGGACAGAGCGGGGACTGA
- a CDS encoding LuxR C-terminal-related transcriptional regulator: MTRERLHSALDLGVRSSLTMLVAPAGTGKTVLLSDWVARRRRTGNAVVWVPGHAPEALDRALQTIDVETPPVPIVVDDAHLLPAETVTELAQVLRKSPDAVRVLLASRYDLPLPVPELELRGLALTLRSGDLRFTDAEATELVRAHAKEATAEDVQLFQQRTAGWAAALVLAARTLAASGDAVWPLVNQRPVLDLLLGETLSTLDERVQAMLLSTFGAKNLTGRLATILSGDGDAGAMLADLAGNGLLVTAYSDGSEGEPVYRYHPLLVELLRRRVTATPDEAQLVVDAQHRSALYYENRGDGGTALRSALGADDPALVARILLVHGPELLAAGDQALTAAGFEALPDHDLRDYPHLLGVRGLLRRGSGDVAGAVLDAASADQVLAATDRRPGTPDDALEADATMLHLWESRYGWHDVQAAISRARALLTLDPADVRGRHRAVLGAERLAWLLIELAAAEIWADELDDALAHLDEAVVTARMAGHPRLIAGCLAHRAVVQHLRGQGQSAAQSAQAALDVTGDEELPQEYAVRACLVLGFAALGELDLDTSWHWYEHVADAEVADSDTVIAGLRVVLHGVLLIETGRLEDAMAALTTDLASAGPLPSFLSRDLALLRLRLAALLGDQSGIEAQLAELDRTGNTSDARLIRAMLTVCGGDPQETATMIDEVLQTDGAHPPLASAAAAFRTVLLAGAAGQSAVDASLMDTLHRVAPQRMLHVLIPVAHEPAFLDELRRHVGGPNPHPFASFALEKLSGHEPTRGESNGTALLARQHAKPPRRLEAMVNGARIRLTAREAEVLDQLALGNSYSEIGQALFITENTVKTHLMALYRKLGVEKRSAALRVARAVGLLPLSG, encoded by the coding sequence GTGACGCGAGAACGGCTGCACTCGGCGCTCGACCTCGGGGTTCGTTCGTCGCTCACGATGCTGGTCGCGCCGGCCGGCACCGGCAAGACCGTGCTGCTGTCGGACTGGGTGGCACGTCGGCGGCGGACCGGGAACGCGGTGGTGTGGGTTCCCGGGCACGCGCCGGAGGCACTGGACCGTGCACTTCAGACGATCGATGTGGAGACGCCGCCGGTTCCGATCGTGGTTGACGATGCGCACCTGCTCCCGGCGGAGACGGTGACGGAACTGGCGCAGGTACTCAGGAAATCGCCGGACGCCGTGCGTGTCCTTCTGGCCAGCCGGTACGACCTCCCGCTCCCTGTGCCGGAACTCGAATTGCGAGGGCTGGCGCTGACCCTGCGATCGGGGGATCTGCGCTTCACCGATGCCGAGGCCACGGAACTCGTGCGGGCACATGCGAAGGAAGCCACTGCTGAGGACGTGCAGCTGTTCCAGCAGCGGACGGCGGGATGGGCTGCGGCGTTGGTACTCGCGGCACGGACCCTGGCCGCATCCGGTGATGCGGTGTGGCCGCTGGTCAACCAGCGGCCGGTTCTCGACCTGCTCCTCGGGGAGACCCTGAGCACCTTGGACGAGCGGGTCCAGGCGATGTTGCTGAGCACGTTCGGCGCGAAGAACTTGACCGGCCGGCTGGCAACGATCCTGAGTGGCGACGGCGATGCCGGCGCGATGCTGGCGGACCTGGCCGGCAACGGCCTACTCGTGACGGCGTACTCGGACGGCTCCGAGGGCGAGCCTGTGTATCGCTATCACCCGCTGCTCGTAGAGCTGCTGCGCCGGCGAGTTACTGCCACTCCGGACGAGGCACAGCTGGTCGTCGATGCGCAGCACCGCTCGGCCCTGTACTACGAGAACCGCGGCGACGGCGGGACCGCGCTCCGCAGCGCGCTGGGGGCCGACGACCCGGCGCTGGTCGCGCGGATCCTGCTCGTCCACGGGCCGGAACTGCTTGCGGCCGGGGACCAGGCGCTGACGGCCGCCGGGTTCGAAGCTCTGCCGGACCACGACCTTCGCGACTACCCGCACTTGCTCGGCGTCCGCGGACTGCTGCGGCGGGGCAGCGGGGATGTCGCAGGTGCCGTACTCGACGCTGCGTCGGCCGACCAGGTGCTGGCCGCGACGGATCGCCGGCCAGGGACCCCGGACGACGCGCTGGAAGCCGATGCCACCATGCTCCACCTGTGGGAGTCCCGCTACGGCTGGCACGACGTACAGGCCGCGATCTCCCGGGCGCGGGCGCTACTGACGCTCGATCCGGCAGACGTGCGGGGCCGGCACCGCGCTGTGCTCGGCGCCGAGCGGCTGGCCTGGTTGCTGATCGAGCTCGCGGCGGCCGAGATCTGGGCCGACGAGCTCGACGACGCGCTCGCCCACCTGGACGAGGCGGTCGTCACCGCCCGGATGGCCGGCCACCCGCGGCTGATCGCGGGGTGCCTCGCGCACCGCGCCGTCGTGCAGCATCTGCGGGGTCAGGGGCAGAGCGCGGCACAGTCGGCGCAGGCGGCTCTCGACGTGACCGGAGACGAGGAGTTGCCGCAGGAGTACGCCGTACGCGCTTGCCTGGTGCTGGGCTTCGCGGCACTCGGCGAGTTGGACCTGGACACCTCGTGGCACTGGTACGAGCACGTTGCCGACGCGGAGGTCGCCGACTCGGATACGGTGATCGCCGGCTTGCGCGTGGTGCTGCACGGTGTGCTCCTCATCGAGACCGGTCGCCTCGAGGACGCCATGGCCGCGCTCACCACCGATCTCGCCTCCGCCGGTCCGCTGCCGTCGTTCCTGTCACGAGACCTGGCGCTGCTGCGCCTGCGGCTGGCGGCGCTGCTCGGGGACCAGAGCGGAATCGAGGCTCAGCTCGCCGAGCTCGACCGAACCGGAAACACCTCGGACGCGAGGTTGATCCGTGCCATGCTCACGGTCTGCGGAGGCGATCCGCAGGAGACCGCGACCATGATCGACGAGGTCCTGCAGACCGACGGCGCTCACCCGCCGCTGGCATCGGCGGCGGCGGCGTTCCGAACCGTCCTGCTCGCCGGCGCGGCCGGCCAGAGTGCTGTCGACGCCTCGTTGATGGACACCCTGCACCGGGTCGCTCCGCAACGCATGTTGCACGTCCTGATCCCGGTCGCGCACGAGCCGGCCTTCCTGGACGAGTTGCGAAGGCATGTCGGCGGCCCGAATCCCCATCCGTTCGCGTCGTTCGCTCTCGAGAAGCTGTCCGGCCACGAGCCCACTCGCGGCGAGTCGAACGGAACGGCGCTGCTGGCGCGGCAGCATGCGAAGCCGCCACGTCGCCTCGAGGCCATGGTCAACGGCGCTCGAATCCGGCTCACCGCGCGGGAGGCGGAGGTGCTCGACCAGCTCGCGCTCGGGAACTCCTACAGCGAGATCGGTCAGGCGCTGTTCATCACGGAGAACACCGTCAAGACGCATCTGATGGCGCTCTACCGCAAGCTGGGCGTCGAGAAACGTTCCGCCGCGCTCAGGGTGGCCCGCGCCGTCGGCCTCCTCCCCCTGAGCGGGTGA
- a CDS encoding M17 family peptidase N-terminal domain-containing protein has translation MNTIPDDFDPIPSTRYRPAVGVGTLKQAMAEADALAVPVVAGTEPPEELGLDAAGLASAGFTAKRGQTLVRPTADGPVRVAVGVGTAGQLDVTLVRDLAAEFARTVPWHRRLAVEIPSRTAGISAAEFAQAVTEGVLLARWRYFVGRGAEEPLLESLLVVAADEDADSVVPAVERGRVISEAYCLGRDLSNCPATTLSAARMAEVALEVGQATGLQVEVFNKEQLTAMGCGGLLGVNRGSVEPPRMIRLRYEPANPTGRIALIGKGIMYDSGGISLKPSDESHAQMKNDMTGAAAVLASMTALRALNCRTAVTGYLMCTDNMPSGSAMKLGDVLRMRNGTTVEVLNTDAEGRLVMADALALAAEEPVDAIVDIATLTGACLRTFGVEIAGVMGNSPAVVEQVKRAGKVTDELVWELPLHRPYRSQLDSSIADLTNMGGANAGSITAALFLEEFVDGRPWAHVDIAGTAQLPQARTWRNKGATGAGTKLLIEFACAFTRPAAAS, from the coding sequence GTGAACACCATCCCGGACGACTTCGATCCGATTCCGTCGACGCGGTACCGGCCGGCGGTCGGTGTCGGCACCCTGAAACAGGCGATGGCTGAGGCGGACGCACTCGCCGTCCCGGTGGTTGCGGGTACAGAGCCACCCGAGGAGCTCGGCCTCGACGCCGCGGGGCTGGCGTCGGCAGGCTTCACGGCGAAGCGCGGCCAGACACTTGTCCGGCCCACGGCGGACGGTCCGGTCCGCGTGGCCGTGGGTGTAGGCACGGCGGGGCAGCTCGACGTGACGCTCGTGCGCGACCTGGCCGCCGAGTTCGCCCGGACGGTCCCGTGGCACAGGCGGCTCGCTGTCGAGATTCCGTCCCGAACCGCCGGGATCTCGGCCGCCGAGTTCGCACAAGCCGTGACCGAAGGCGTCCTGTTGGCCCGTTGGCGGTACTTCGTCGGTCGCGGAGCCGAGGAGCCGTTGCTCGAGTCCCTCCTGGTCGTGGCAGCCGACGAGGACGCCGACAGCGTCGTACCCGCGGTCGAGCGCGGCCGCGTCATCTCCGAGGCGTACTGCCTGGGTCGCGATCTGTCGAACTGCCCGGCGACCACGCTGTCCGCTGCCCGGATGGCCGAGGTCGCGCTCGAGGTCGGCCAGGCGACCGGCCTACAGGTGGAGGTCTTCAACAAGGAGCAGCTGACCGCAATGGGCTGCGGAGGCCTGCTGGGTGTCAACCGGGGCAGTGTGGAGCCGCCGCGGATGATCAGGCTCCGCTACGAGCCGGCCAATCCGACCGGCCGGATCGCCTTGATCGGCAAGGGCATCATGTACGACTCCGGCGGCATCAGCCTCAAGCCCAGCGACGAGTCGCACGCCCAGATGAAGAACGACATGACCGGTGCGGCCGCCGTACTCGCGTCGATGACGGCCCTCCGGGCGCTGAACTGCAGGACGGCCGTCACCGGCTACCTGATGTGCACCGACAACATGCCGTCCGGTTCGGCGATGAAGCTCGGCGACGTACTACGGATGCGCAACGGCACGACGGTCGAGGTCCTGAACACCGACGCCGAAGGGCGGCTGGTGATGGCCGACGCCCTGGCGCTGGCCGCCGAGGAGCCGGTCGACGCGATCGTCGACATCGCGACCCTGACGGGTGCGTGCCTGCGGACGTTCGGCGTCGAGATCGCTGGCGTGATGGGCAACAGCCCGGCCGTCGTGGAGCAGGTGAAGCGCGCCGGGAAGGTCACGGACGAGCTGGTGTGGGAGCTGCCACTGCATCGTCCGTACCGTTCGCAACTCGACTCCTCGATCGCCGACCTGACGAACATGGGCGGCGCCAACGCTGGATCGATCACGGCCGCCTTGTTCCTCGAGGAGTTCGTCGACGGCCGGCCATGGGCTCATGTCGACATCGCCGGTACGGCGCAACTCCCGCAGGCCCGGACCTGGCGGAACAAGGGCGCGACCGGGGCCGGCACCAAGTTGCTGATCGAGTTCGCCTGCGCGTTCACCCGTCCCGCGGCAGCCTCATGA
- a CDS encoding AbgT family transporter: protein MNAKTAHEKHHKPGFMQRMLDGIERVGNKVPHPALIFLALIFLVIALSQILSWTGAGVTTEIAEPATVAVEPEYPGGTSVPGNDAPPAPAIPDYEVHEETITAESLLTGDGIRFIFTTAVQNFNDFGVVAVILVAMIGVGVAEEAGLIAALIRKMVKVAPKALITFIIVLLGGISSVASDAGYLVLIPLGAAAFASLGRHPLAGIAAAYAGVSAAFFVNVLITPADGIITEVTNETIALVAPDVQLNVTHNFFFSIAATLFCAIVMTIITERLLEPRLGRYDPAEAPSDAPVDHQPTDEELRLESRGLRWSVYYLLVAIAIVSALTFIPGAPLRNPDTGEIFGSSPFMSSLLFIISMLFLAAGLGYGQGAKSLTGSTNVINAIVKTFNGLGGLIFLMLLIAQFIAYFNYTNMSTLAATGLADLLERADIGALPLLIGFILLVFVIDLIMPGVIPKWAILAPIFIPLFYRLGIAPQTVVAAYRVGDGPANVITPLMVYLPFIVLVSQRYRKKAGMGTVVSMMLPYTAIVLVTWALFYVAWYLIGIPWGPDAPVHR from the coding sequence ATGAACGCCAAGACCGCCCATGAGAAGCACCACAAACCGGGGTTCATGCAGCGGATGCTCGACGGGATCGAACGCGTCGGCAACAAGGTCCCGCATCCCGCGCTGATCTTCCTCGCGCTGATCTTTCTGGTGATTGCCCTGTCCCAGATCCTGTCCTGGACGGGTGCCGGCGTGACCACCGAGATCGCCGAACCGGCGACGGTGGCGGTTGAGCCGGAGTACCCGGGAGGGACGAGTGTGCCGGGCAACGACGCCCCGCCGGCCCCGGCGATCCCGGACTACGAGGTGCACGAGGAGACCATCACCGCGGAGAGCCTGCTGACCGGCGACGGGATCCGGTTCATCTTCACGACCGCGGTGCAGAACTTCAACGACTTCGGTGTCGTCGCGGTCATCCTCGTCGCCATGATCGGGGTCGGGGTCGCCGAGGAGGCCGGCCTGATCGCCGCCCTGATCCGCAAGATGGTGAAGGTAGCTCCCAAGGCCCTGATCACGTTCATCATCGTCCTGCTCGGTGGCATTTCGAGTGTTGCCTCGGACGCGGGCTACCTGGTGCTGATCCCGTTGGGCGCGGCCGCGTTCGCGTCCCTCGGGCGGCACCCGCTGGCCGGTATCGCGGCGGCGTACGCCGGGGTCAGCGCGGCGTTCTTCGTCAACGTCCTGATCACCCCGGCCGACGGCATCATCACCGAGGTGACGAACGAGACGATCGCGCTGGTCGCGCCCGACGTACAGCTGAACGTCACGCACAACTTCTTCTTCAGCATCGCCGCGACGCTGTTCTGCGCGATCGTGATGACGATCATCACCGAGCGGCTGCTGGAGCCGAGGCTCGGTAGGTACGACCCGGCCGAGGCGCCGTCCGACGCACCGGTCGATCACCAGCCCACCGACGAGGAGCTGCGGCTGGAGTCCCGCGGGCTGCGGTGGTCGGTGTACTACCTGCTGGTGGCGATCGCGATCGTGTCGGCGCTGACCTTCATCCCCGGCGCGCCACTGCGGAACCCGGACACCGGTGAGATCTTCGGGTCCTCGCCGTTCATGAGCAGCCTGCTCTTCATCATCTCGATGCTGTTCCTCGCGGCCGGCCTGGGGTACGGCCAGGGCGCGAAGTCCCTCACCGGCAGCACGAACGTGATCAACGCGATCGTGAAGACCTTCAACGGGCTGGGCGGACTGATCTTCCTGATGCTGCTGATCGCCCAGTTCATTGCCTACTTCAACTACACCAACATGTCGACACTGGCGGCGACGGGCCTGGCCGACCTGCTCGAGCGGGCCGACATCGGGGCGCTGCCGTTGCTGATCGGCTTCATCCTGCTCGTCTTCGTCATCGACCTGATCATGCCCGGCGTGATCCCGAAGTGGGCGATCCTGGCGCCGATCTTCATCCCGCTGTTCTACCGGCTCGGCATCGCGCCGCAGACCGTGGTCGCGGCGTACCGCGTCGGTGACGGGCCGGCCAACGTGATCACGCCGCTGATGGTGTACCTGCCGTTCATCGTGCTGGTCAGCCAGCGGTACCGGAAGAAGGCCGGGATGGGGACCGTGGTGTCGATGATGCTGCCCTACACGGCCATCGTGCTCGTCACGTGGGCGCTGTTCTACGTCGCGTGGTACCTGATCGGGATCCCGTGGGGCCCGGACGCTCCGGTCCACCGCTAG
- a CDS encoding S1C family serine protease, translated as MVQAGSPPPTPTPEPSRTVRRFRGDQLGPAVVGLVVGAVVTAVIFVLAQRGGSDTAAAATSPADPGTAMCAAVPVAEKVLPSVVTISAQRGAQAGTGSGQVIQRGGYILTNDHVISVAAGGGTVSVQYSDGSSSAATIVGRDPSTDLAVLKAADGAEGFPTIGMGSSASLKVGQPVVALGAPLGLSSTVTSGIVSALDRYVPVPGDGVTHHLVGAVQTDAAINPGNSGGALVDCAGQLVGVNAAIATVPNAVGVGGGGSVGLGFAIPIDLAKPIADQLIATGKPGHPTTGLQVQEIPPAVAKATGAPSGLFVLAADGPAATAGLRKGDVITEIDGEPAVSSEQIVVATLTRKAGDTIDLGYQRSGTTANTTLTLAAP; from the coding sequence ATGGTCCAGGCCGGCAGTCCACCACCGACACCCACACCCGAACCGTCGCGCACCGTCCGCCGCTTCCGTGGTGATCAGCTCGGGCCCGCCGTGGTCGGCCTGGTTGTCGGCGCAGTCGTCACCGCAGTGATCTTCGTCCTGGCCCAGCGTGGCGGAAGCGACACAGCCGCGGCGGCCACCAGCCCGGCGGATCCGGGTACGGCGATGTGTGCTGCGGTCCCGGTGGCAGAGAAGGTCCTGCCCTCCGTTGTCACGATCTCGGCGCAGCGCGGAGCCCAGGCCGGAACCGGGTCCGGCCAGGTCATCCAGCGGGGCGGCTACATCCTGACCAATGACCACGTGATCTCGGTCGCGGCGGGCGGCGGCACGGTCTCTGTCCAGTACAGCGACGGTTCCAGTTCGGCCGCGACGATCGTCGGCCGTGATCCCAGTACCGATCTGGCGGTACTCAAGGCGGCCGACGGCGCCGAGGGCTTCCCAACGATCGGAATGGGTTCGTCGGCAAGCCTGAAGGTCGGACAACCGGTGGTCGCGCTCGGTGCGCCGCTCGGCCTCAGCAGCACCGTCACTTCCGGCATCGTGAGCGCGCTCGACCGGTATGTGCCGGTCCCGGGCGATGGCGTGACCCACCATTTGGTCGGCGCGGTCCAGACCGACGCCGCCATCAACCCGGGCAACAGCGGTGGCGCGCTGGTGGACTGTGCCGGGCAGCTCGTCGGCGTCAACGCCGCCATCGCCACCGTGCCGAACGCTGTCGGCGTGGGCGGCGGCGGAAGCGTCGGTCTCGGCTTCGCGATCCCGATCGATCTGGCCAAGCCGATCGCCGACCAGCTGATCGCCACCGGCAAGCCGGGCCACCCGACCACCGGTCTGCAGGTCCAGGAGATTCCTCCCGCGGTCGCGAAGGCGACCGGTGCGCCGAGCGGTCTGTTCGTACTCGCGGCCGACGGGCCCGCCGCGACGGCCGGCCTGCGGAAAGGCGACGTCATCACGGAGATCGACGGCGAGCCCGCGGTCAGCAGCGAACAGATCGTCGTCGCGACCCTGACCCGCAAGGCAGGAGACACGATCGACCTGGGCTATCAACGATCGGGTACGACGGCCAACACCACACTCACCCTCGCCGCGCCCTAG
- a CDS encoding DUF1269 domain-containing protein, which yields MTHLVVLGLDIGRELQEGHAAVFLLARSATVDRVVDALKPLGPTIIQSNLTKEREEELVQALQG from the coding sequence ATGACCCATCTGGTAGTGCTCGGTCTGGACATCGGCCGGGAGCTGCAAGAAGGCCACGCGGCCGTCTTCCTGCTGGCCCGGTCGGCGACCGTCGACCGGGTCGTCGATGCGCTCAAACCTCTGGGACCGACGATCATCCAGTCGAACCTCACGAAGGAGCGCGAAGAAGAGCTCGTCCAGGCTCTGCAGGGCTGA
- a CDS encoding SLC13 family permease: MDDGTLSLIILGLTVAVFVWNRLPVDVVALLAALALWVTGVLGFTEVLAGFGDPVVIFIAALFVVSEGIDSTGVTAWAGQAIVRYAGTTRTRLLLAVTVLCAVLSALITLNGAVAALLPLVVMLAVRIGQPPSRMLMPLTFAGSAGSLLMLTGTPVNIIVSEAAADAGEGAFPFFSFALVGVPLVVGTIAVSVLLGHRLLPAARPAHPTVDLALHAETLDVHYTLDDGFYRLRVRELSPLLGRGVREVDLTPYPGVSIVGVQDSDGQYRVDEALAVDDVLVVTGPAEQVRRMTADSRLAVSMTPAGVDDLMSRETGVVEAVIPPRSALVGETVFPGMHRGPDLVIVAVQRMGKDRGNKPTQLAEGDALLVHGGWSALDELTRDRDVLLVDSPELVRRQAVPWGPKASIAVAILAAMVVLLATGVVPPAMAGLLAALAMVLTRVVRPAQAYRAISWQIVVLIGGLIPLSAAIGSSGGADRIADLIIDAVGPGHPYLLLLALFALTALLGQVVSNTATVLIVAPIAVAAAHGTGTSVKPVLMLIAVAGAASLLTPISTPANMMIMSPAGYRFGDYWKLGLPVMAWWLLTALIIIPLVWSF; encoded by the coding sequence ATGGACGACGGAACGCTGAGCCTGATCATCCTCGGGCTCACCGTCGCAGTCTTCGTCTGGAACCGGCTGCCCGTCGACGTGGTCGCCCTGCTCGCGGCACTCGCGCTGTGGGTGACCGGCGTCCTGGGTTTCACCGAGGTCCTCGCGGGGTTCGGCGACCCGGTGGTGATCTTCATCGCCGCGCTGTTCGTGGTCAGCGAGGGCATCGACTCGACCGGTGTCACCGCCTGGGCCGGACAGGCGATCGTGAGGTACGCCGGAACGACGCGGACCCGCTTGCTCCTCGCCGTCACCGTTCTGTGCGCGGTCCTGTCGGCGTTGATCACGCTGAACGGCGCAGTCGCCGCGCTCCTGCCGCTCGTGGTCATGCTCGCGGTGCGGATCGGACAGCCGCCTTCTCGCATGCTGATGCCGCTGACGTTCGCGGGAAGCGCCGGATCGCTGCTGATGCTGACCGGTACGCCGGTGAACATCATCGTCTCCGAAGCCGCGGCCGACGCAGGCGAGGGCGCGTTCCCGTTCTTCTCGTTCGCGCTCGTCGGGGTGCCGCTGGTCGTCGGCACGATCGCCGTCTCGGTACTGCTCGGGCATCGTCTCCTGCCGGCGGCACGACCCGCGCATCCGACCGTGGACCTCGCGCTCCACGCCGAGACGCTCGACGTTCACTACACGCTGGACGACGGGTTCTACCGGCTGCGTGTCCGCGAACTGTCGCCGTTGCTCGGCCGAGGAGTACGCGAAGTGGACCTTACGCCGTACCCCGGGGTGTCGATCGTCGGCGTGCAGGACAGCGACGGCCAGTACCGCGTCGACGAGGCGCTCGCTGTTGACGACGTACTCGTGGTGACCGGACCCGCGGAGCAGGTACGGCGCATGACCGCCGACTCGCGGCTGGCGGTGAGCATGACGCCGGCCGGCGTCGACGACCTGATGAGCCGGGAGACCGGCGTCGTCGAGGCGGTGATCCCACCGCGCTCGGCCCTGGTCGGCGAGACAGTGTTTCCCGGGATGCACCGCGGACCGGACCTGGTGATCGTCGCGGTGCAGCGGATGGGGAAGGACCGCGGCAACAAGCCGACCCAGCTGGCCGAAGGGGACGCGCTACTCGTCCACGGCGGCTGGTCGGCGCTCGACGAGCTCACCCGCGACCGGGACGTGCTGCTGGTGGACTCGCCGGAGCTGGTACGGCGGCAGGCTGTGCCGTGGGGTCCCAAGGCTTCGATCGCCGTCGCGATTCTCGCCGCGATGGTCGTGCTGCTCGCCACCGGCGTGGTGCCGCCGGCGATGGCCGGACTGCTCGCCGCGCTGGCGATGGTGCTGACCAGGGTCGTCCGGCCCGCGCAGGCGTACCGCGCGATCTCCTGGCAGATCGTCGTACTGATCGGAGGCTTGATCCCGTTGTCGGCCGCGATCGGATCCAGCGGCGGTGCCGACCGGATCGCCGACCTGATCATCGATGCGGTCGGTCCCGGCCACCCGTACTTGTTGCTGCTGGCCCTGTTCGCCCTCACCGCGCTGCTCGGCCAGGTGGTGAGCAACACGGCCACGGTGCTGATCGTCGCGCCGATCGCGGTGGCGGCCGCTCACGGAACCGGTACGTCGGTGAAGCCGGTCCTGATGCTCATCGCTGTCGCGGGTGCGGCGTCGCTACTCACGCCCATCTCGACGCCCGCGAACATGATGATCATGAGTCCGGCGGGCTACCGTTTCGGCGACTATTGGAAGCTGGGCCTCCCGGTCATGGCCTGGTGGTTGCTCACGGCACTGATCATCATCCCGCTCGTCTGGTCGTTCTGA